One Euphorbia lathyris chromosome 1, ddEupLath1.1, whole genome shotgun sequence DNA segment encodes these proteins:
- the LOC136217242 gene encoding G-type lectin S-receptor-like serine/threonine-protein kinase At5g24080, which yields MKGEKERSSNIRTSIKWKWCSCRLQNPSSSCEGARQQKWQEKLDNANGIVAVGVQIGWNSEIPGSNESNILGKFFVVILIISSLIIMAALFFSGLLVLAGLGEYLVASYIGLGSRLWAREDETWLSDNATFALGFTKAEDTPQLFQLAIWFADLPGDRTVVWSPNRNSPVTKDASLHLDTTGNLLLIDGDTTVWMSNTSGAGVDSALMSESGNFILYTNTTNIPLWQSFQHPSDTLLPNQPLTVSLELTSQKSPSHGGGYYSLKMLQQPTSLNLALTYNLPESYDSYANYSYWPGPDISNVTGDVVAVLDEGGSFGIVYGESSNGAVYVYKNDADYSGLSPVTNRTTRLSVLRRLILETNGNLRLYRWDNDVNGSRQWVPEWAAVSNPCDIAGVCGNGICKLGKTKTNASCTCLPGQCSDNNPPVIGKCNSRSEIGISAVQQTNYYFPDFSVIANYSDIETVTKCGDACLSDCDCVASVYGLDDEKPYCWLLNSLDFGGYEDTGSTLFVKVRTNGFSASQGDEDDSESRKKKVLVIPIVLSMTLLIGLLCLLLYYNVHRRRWLKKSSESSLILSGGPVSFSYRSLQIRTSNFSELLGTGGFGSVYKGSLADGSLIAVKKLDKVLPHGEKEFITEVNTIGSMHHMNLVRLCGYCSQGPHRLLVYEFMKNGSLDKWIFPSYNIRDKFLDWSNRFNIAIATAQGIAYFHEQCRDRIIHCDIKPENILLDEHFCPKISDFGLAKLMGREHSHVVTMVRGTRGYLAPEWVSNRPITVKADVYSYGMLLLEIIGGRRNLDMSFDAEEFFYPGSAFKAMTKGMPMTAVDKRLEGAVEEEELMRGLKVGFWCIQDEVFMRPSMGEVVKMLEGTMDINTPPMPQTVVELIEEGLDHVYRAMKNQFNHSSSFTNYTTFTHATCSYSTMSPR from the exons TTTGTAGTAATACTAATAATCAGCTCACTCATTATCATGGCTGCTCTTTTTTTCTCTGGTTTGCTGGTTTTAGCTGGGCTTGGTGAGTACTTAGTTGCAAGCTACATTGGTTTGGGTTCGAGATTGTGGGCTAGAGAAGATGAAACATGGCTATCGGACAATGCCACCTTCGCTCTTGGGTTCACTAAAGCTGAAGACACTCCTCAACTATTTCAACTTGCTATTTGGTTTGCGGACCTTCCCGGAGATCGAACCGTTGTCTGGTCACCTAATAG AAACTCTCCGGTCACCAAAGACGCATCACTCCACCTCGACACCACCGGCAACCTCCTCCTCATCGACGGAGACACCACCGTATGGATGTCAAACACCTCCGGCGCCGGCGTAGATTCAGCACTCATGTCAGAATCAGGCAACTTCATTCTCTACACTAACACCACCAACATCCCTCTCTGGCAAAGTTTCCAACACCCTTCAGACACTCTTCTACCAAACCAACCTTTAACAGTCTCTCTCGAATTAACCTCCCAAAAATCGCCGTCACACGGCGGCGGCTATTATTCCCTGAAAATGTTACAACAACCGACTTCACTTAACCTCGCATTGACATATAATTTGCCGGAATCATATGATTCCTACGCCAATTACTCTTACTGGCCTGGACCTGATATTTCAAATGTCACCGGCGATGTGGTTGCGGTGTTAGATGAAGGAGGGAGTTTCGGGATTGTGTACGGCGAATCATCAAATGGAGCTGTTTATGTGTATAAAAACGATGCCGATTACAGCGGATTATCTCCGGTTACTAATCGAACAACTCGATTATCAGTTCTTCGAAGATTAATCCTCGAAACGAATGGCAATTTGAGATTATACAGATGGGATAATGATGTTAATGGATCTCGTCAATGGGTTCCCGAATGGGCAGCAGTTTCAAATCCTTGTGACATTGCAGGTGTTTGCGGCAACGGAATATGTAAATTGGGGAAAACCAAAACTAATGCTTCGTGTACATGTCTACCTGGTCAATGCTCGGATAATAACCCGCCGGTGATCGGAAAATGCAATTCGAGATCTGAGATTGGGATTTCAGCGGTTCAACAAACGAATTACTACTTTCCTGATTTCTCAGTGATAGCGAATTACAGTGATATTGAAACAGTGACTAAATGTGGTGATGCTTGTTTATCAGATTGTGATTGTGTAGCTTCTGTTTATGGGCTTGATGATGAAAAGCCTTATTGCTGGCTTTTAAATAGCTTGGATTTCGGCGGATATGAAGACACTGGTTCGACATTGTTCGTCAAGGTTAGAACCAATGGCTTCTCCGCTTCCCAAGGGGATGAAGATGACTCTGAAAGTAGAAAAAAGAAGGTTTTGGTTATTCCGATAGTACTCAGTATGACATTGTTGATCGGTCTTCTCTGCTTATTATTGTATTACAATGTTCATCGGAGAAGATGGTTGAAGAAAAGTTCCGAGAGTAGTTTGATTCTTTCAGGCGGTCCAGTGAGTTTTAGCTACCGGAGTTTGCAAATTCGCACCTCCAATTTCTCGGAGCTGCTAGGGACAG GAGGATTCGGAAGTGTGTATAAAGGAAGTCTGGCCGATGGGAGTTTAATTGCTGTAAAGAAACTTGACAAGGTTTTACCTCATGGGGAGAAGGAATTTATAACTGAAGTAAACACCATTGGTTCTATGCACCACATGAACCTGGTTCGTCTTTGTGGCTACTGTTCCCAAGGACCGCACCG TCTTCTAGTTTACGAGTTCATGAAAAACGGATCATTAGACAAATGGATATTTCCTTCCTACAATATCCGAGATAAATTTCTAGATTGGTCAAATCGGTTCAATATAGCTATTGCTACAGCACAAGGAATTGCATACTTCCACGAGCAATGTAGGGATCGGATAATACACTGCGACATAAAACCGGAGAACATTTTACTAGACGAGCATTTCTGTCCGAAAATATCAGATTTTGGACTAGCAAAACTGATGGGAAGAGAGCACTCGCATGTTGTGACAATGGTAAGAGGAACAAGAGGGTACTTAGCTCCAGAATGGGTGAGCAATAGGCCTATTACTGTCAAGGCTGATGTTTATAGCTATGGAATGCTGCTTTTGGAGATAATTGGTGGCCGTAGAAATCTTGACATGTCTTTTGATGCCGAAGAATTcttttatcctggttcggctttTAAG GCAATGACGAAAGGGATGCCAATGACAGCGGTGGATAAAAGACTGGAAGGAGCTGTGGAAGAAGAAGAGCTTATGAGAGGATTAAAAGTAGGATTTTGGTGCATACAAGATGAGGTTTTTATGAGACCTTCAATGGGAGAAGTGGTGAAAATGTTAGAAGGAACAATGGATATAAATACACCACCAATGCCTCAAACAGTCGTTGAATTGATTGAAGAAGGTTTAGATCATGTTTACAGAGCCATGAAGAATCAATTTAATCATTCAAGTTCCTTCACTAATTATACTACTTTTACTCATGCTACTTGTAGCTATTCTACCATGTCTCCTAGATAG